The proteins below come from a single Clarias gariepinus isolate MV-2021 ecotype Netherlands chromosome 17, CGAR_prim_01v2, whole genome shotgun sequence genomic window:
- the LOC128505425 gene encoding olfactory receptor 1496-like, which translates to MADNITSIHSVSTNATFIHPSTFYITGLYNIQHAKYYYLFLSFVYIVTILGNSFIMGTIYLARSLHTAKYIAVFNLALSDLCGSSALIPKILDMFLFENQSISYEACLSNMFFVYCFMTLQCLTLLALAYDRLIAICYPLRYHAIVTKAAMILIIGVMWVLSVSVNAVLVALITRLSFCKSTTVYSYFCDHGPIYKLACNDNTINSIMGNICTATLLYFPLLLIIASYVCIGFAIRKIAQGVEQVKAMKTCTSHLILVAMFYLPIISVYTVALTTRIDTNIRIINTALTQTIPPMLNPIIYTLKTEEVIHAIKLLYKHAR; encoded by the coding sequence ATGGCTGATAACATTACTTCCATTCATTCAGTATCCACAAATGCAACCTTTATTCACCCCTCCACATTTTACATCACTGGACTTTACAATATCCAACATGCAAAGTACTATTACTTGTTTCTTAGCTTTGTATACATTGTTACTATTTTGGGAAATTCTTTTATAATGGGCACCATCTATCTAGCACGTAGTTTACACACAGCCAAGTATATAGCTGTCTTTAACTTGGCTCTCTCTGATCTGTGCGGAAGCTCTGCTCTTATTCCAAAGATTCTGGACATGTTTCTGTTTGAGAATCAGAGTATATCCTACGAAGCCTGTTTGTcaaacatgttttttgtttattgttttatgacCTTGCAATGTCTGACGTTGCTTGCTTTAGCCTATGACAGACTAATTGCTATTTGTTATCCTCTAAGGTATCATGCTATTGTTACCAAAGCAGCTatgattttaattattggtGTCATGTGGGTTCTATCGGTGAGTGTCAATGCTGTCCTTGTAGCTCTAATTACTAGACTGTCATTCTGTAAATCTACAACAGTTTACAGTTATTTCTGTGATCATGGCCCTATATACAAACTAGCCTGTAATGACAATACAATAAATTCCATAATGGGCAATATTTGTACTGCTACCCTGCTTTATTTTCCATTATTACTTATAATTGCTTCATATGTTTGTATTGGTTTTGCCATACGGAAGATTGCACAGGGTGTTGAGCAAGTCAAAGCTATGAAAACATGTACATCCCATCTTATATTAGTGGCCATGTTTTATCTACCAATTAttagtgtttatactgtagctctGACCACACGTATAGACACAAATATTAGAATAATAAATACTGCCCTAACACAAACGATTCCACCCATGTTAAACCCAATTATTTATACCTTAAAGACAGAGGAGGTCATCCATGCTATTAAGTTACTCTACAAACATGCAAGatga